Genomic segment of Bacteroidota bacterium:
GATGATACTGGAATTAGTTATAAGAATGTATTGAAGTTGTAATATTAAAGATTTTTTTTAATTACGTTTTAAATCAAAAATATATGCTATTTTCAAAATTTTTTTTGCCACAAAGGCACGAAGGCACAAAGGTTTCACAAAGATGACATAGTAAGATATTTTGGAATAAAATAGAAAATAATCACAATTTGAATATTAAAGAAAAAATATATTCTCATCTGCTCACAACAATAAATGATAAGATATTATCATTAGAAAATATATTAATAGAATTAAAAGAAAGTATTTCGAACGAAACAAAAAGTACCGCCGGCGATAAATATGAAACTGCGAGAGCGATGTTACATTTAGAGCAGGAAAATATTTTCAAACAATTGCGAAATGCGAACGATCAACGGAAGGAATTAGAACTAATTGATATCTCCAAAAATTCTCCCTTCGTTTCCAATGGAAGTTTAATAACAACAGACAAAGATTCCTTTTTCATTTCCATTGGATTTGGCAAGGTTGAAATAAACTCCAAAACCATCATTGTTCTTTCTTCAAAATCACCTTTGGGGAAGATTTTTATGGAGAAAAGGGTGGGTGATGCCTGTTTCTATCTATCACAAACCTATTTTATAACCGCTATAGCCTGATCAATTTCCATCCATTTCGTCTGGATTTTAGAAAAATTTCGCCTTCTTCAAAAAAAATTCACCCTTTTTTAGCCCTGAAAATCCGTTAAATGGCCTTTTTAAAACAATATAAATACCTCATAATCAGTTATTTATGTATTTTACATTGACAAATGTCATCAAATAAATCGAAATTTCTGTCTTACTGAGGTTGTCGGGATATGTAGAATTTTATAGCTGTAAGAGGTAACGATCTTACAAGGGTTAAACAAAGTTCTTCTTAGTTCTCATATTAGAGTCGCTAAACCGCACCAGCTCCTCGGTGCGGTTTTTTTTTAATCCAACTTATAGACAGGTTGGAGCGCAGCGACTTCCTGTCTATTAGTTGGATTTATCCCGAATGGAAAATCATCTAAAACCTTTAGCCTCATTTTTATTTTTCATTTGAAAGAAAATCATCTTCTTATGTATTTCTATTTTAAATTTTCTCATTCGGGATCTTTCCATTGTTATCGTACGTTTTTGCAGAGTGGCATATAATACCACCCCTATCGGGGTTGTGGTTAATGTCGATTTCAGATTTTTCTATAATAATGCCACCCCTAACCGGGGTTAAGATCTGCTTTTGTACGAGAAATTCGTCCTTTAGATTACGGACCCTTCACAATATTACAATAACACATTTGTTCTTCTATTTACATCAATAAATCTCCCCCGCATGGTTCCTTTAGGAACTATGCGTCATTCGGAGGATAACGTTTCAGGTAGTTAAATTTTCCACCTCGGGATCTTTTGAATCCACCATAGCATCGTTATTGTAGGGTGGGATATAATGTCACCCCTACCGGGGTTTGTATAAAATCTTTCTTTTATTTTCTATAATAATGCCACCCCTAGCCGGGGTTAAGATCTGCTTTTGTTCGAGAAATTCGTCCTTTAGATTACGGACCCGTCACAATATTACAATAACACATTTGTTCTTCTATTTACATCAATAAATCTCCCCCGCATGGTTCCTTTAGGAACTATGCGTCATTCGGAGGATAACGTTTCAGGTAGTTAAATTTTCCACCTCGGGATCTTTTGAAGGGTGGGATATAATGTCACCCCTACCGGGGTTTGTATAAAATCTTTCTTTTATTTTCTATAATAATGCCACCCCTACCCGGGGTTAAGATCTGCTTTTGTTCGAGAAATTCGTCCTTTAGATTACGGACCCGTCACAATATTACAATAACACATTTGTTCCTCTATTTACATCAATAAATCTCCCCCCGCATGGTTCCTTTAGGAAATATGCGACATTCGGAGGATAAAGTTTCAGGTAGTTAAATTTTGCCATTCGGGATCTTTTGAATCCACCATAACATCGTTATTGTAGGGTGGGATATAATGTCACCCCTATCGGGGTTGTGGTTAATGTCGATTTCAGATTTTTCTATAATAATGCCACCCCTACCCGTGGGGTTAAGTTGGATTTTTCGCACGGTAAATTCCTCCCATTGGAAGATCTCTTTAATTCAAAATCATAAATTTATGGAGATACTGTCGGGACAATGCAAAGTATAAAAACTCCTTCCCGTAACTTCCCGTCCTCCCCGACTTTCCGGCCCTTTCATCCGCTCCACAAAACCTATTTTTGCTCCCAATCAATAACAAAGAATTCAAGTTATTATCCACCCAAAACTCCTTCCCGTAACTTCCCGCACTTCACGACTTTCCGGCCCTTTCATCCGCACCACAAAAACTATTTTTGATCAATAAGAGATCAATCATCCTTCCACTCAAAACTGCTTCGCGAAACTTTGCGCCCTTTGCGGCTTCGCGGCTATTTCATCCGAATTTCAAAAACGGTTTTATTTTAAATTACCAACATCCATAAGAAATTGAAATCTCCCCAACTAAAACTTCTTCGCGGCACACAGCGTCAAAACCAAAGTGCCTAAACAATATTCTCTATTAAATCCGGTACATAAATTTCCACCTTCTCAAACGCCTGCTCTATATCCCAAATAATATCTTCAAAATGTTCCACACCAATGCTTATGCGAACGAGAGAATCGCTAATTCCCAATCTGTTTTTTTCCTCTAGTGAAACATCTGCATGCGTCATGGAAGCGGGATGTTCGGCAAGTGATTCGGTACTTCCCAGTGAAACTGCGAGTTTAATCAGTTTTAAATTATTTAAAAAAGTAAATGCTTCCTTTTCTCCGCCTTTAATTGTAAAACTTATCATTGCACCAAAAGAGGAATATTGTTTTTTCCAGATATTATGTTGAACTGAACCTTCTTCCAGCATCCCGAGATAAAATATTTTTTCTACTTTTTTTTGTTTTTGTAACCATTTTGCAACTTGCATCGCATTGTATTCCTGCATTTGCATGCGCGCTTTTAATGTTTCCAAACTGCGCAATAATAACCATGCCGACCATGGTCCCATCATATTACCCATAAAGGTGCGCATTACTTTTATGCGTCTAATTAATTCTGCACTTCCTAAAACAGCACCGGCAATTACATCACTGTGTCCGCCAATATATTTTGTTGCGGAATAAACAACAAGATCGGCACCATGTTGCAATGGGTGACTCCACAATGGTCCCATATAAGTATTATCAACTACCATTGTGACCTTTTTGTTTTGATTGGAAAATTGTTTGCCAATTTCGCTGCACATTTCAATATCAATTAATGCATTGGTTGGATTTGCAGGAGTTTCAATATAGATCATGTTTAGATTTTCTACTTTTTCTTTTGTGATAAGGTCTAAAATTTCTTCTTTGGTGTGATGTGCATCAAATACCAATGATTTAATTCCATAAGTAGGTAAAACATGTTTAATAAAATGATCTGTTCCGCCATAAATTGGAGAACTGTATAAAATAGTATCACCAGGTTTTAAAAATTCTAAAAGGACGGTTGAAATTGCACTCATTCCGCTGGAAAAAACTGTACAAGCTTCAGCTTTATCCCACAAGGTTAATCTGTTTTCCAGTATTTCAATATCCGGATTATTTAATCGGGAATAAATTAAACCTTGTTCTTCTCCGGGAAGTGCATCACTTAATCCATAAGCAACTTCAAAAAAACGTTTACCGGCTTCTGCAGTTTTAAAAACAAAGGTGGACGTTTGAAAAATCGGGCATTTAATTGCTCCTTCGCTCAATTCCGGTTTATAACCAAAACTCATCATCAAACTTTCAGGATGCATTTTATGATCTTCCATAATTATTTCTTTTTTGTAAAAATAGAATTATTAATAACAGCTTATTGTGATTTAAATCACTGAGACAGAACAAAAGTTCTTATCTTTTGAATAATTTTTATGCCTTGAGCATATTTATTAAAAAAAAATGGGGAAATATCGCCACGAATTACAAAAATTTAATTCTTTCGACGGATTTGCTGCAAATATTTAATCGAAAATAATTCAAGCAGATCTAAAAAAAATGGGGATAGTAATAGGTAAAATTACATTTGACCGATTAAAAATTAATAAACGATCTTTTCGGTAAGCGATCGTTCTTGTGTAGTTACTCTGATAAAATAGATACCCGGAGAAGGTAATTGAATCAATTGATTAGTATTTGTTCCTGAAGCAATTACCTCCATTTGATGAATAATATTTCCTTCTCTGTTAATAATTTGAATTAGCGATTTAATTCCAATTGCGGAATTAAATTCTATCTGCACAGAGCCATCTTGCGTGGGGTTAGGAAATATATGTAATGTAGTAGATAATAAATTTTCTACAAAAATAATTTCAGAATAATTTATTTTACCATCTGCATCTTCTTGCAACAATCTGTAATAATTATTTCCAAATGACGGGGTAAAATGTGTCATGGAGTAATTAATTATTTGGTTGGAATTTCCACTTGCTTTTAATTTTCCAATGGATGTAAAATCCTTACCATTTGTGGAATGCTCCAGATAAAACCATGCTGCATTAATTTCTGTTTCGGTACTCCAGCTTAAAACATTTACCTCGTCAACTGCTACACCATGAAAATTAATTAATGTAACAGGAAGCACTAAAGGTTCACAAGATATTGTTGCGCTGCCTCCAAAAGAAAAAGTAAATCCCTCGTTGGTTGCTAAATAATTATCTATAAATAAATAATATACTTCCCCCGCTAGAACATCGAGATATTTTACAAATTTATCTCCACCAATACCTTCACTCAGATCAGGTGCGGTCATATTTAGTCCTGTATTTCCATTTGCAGAAGAGTAAGAACAGCGAATGGGCGGTGCGGCAGGTGGACAAGAAGGTCCGGGGCCCCAAACGGCAAAATCGTAATCATCTGAATTAACAACCGGATCAATTATAAATGTAAGTGTTCCACTTGTTGAAATTATAAAATAATACCATGCGCTTTGATGTTCTCCATCTGCTAAACAACCTTTATTTGAAGCATTGAGATCATTAATATCTCCATTACCGGAATTGTTGTCGTCGAATGCAGTAGTGGTGCAAATTTGTGTTGCAGTAATACAATCCGCATTTTCAAAAACCAACGGCGGATCCCAAGCACAAATTTGAAAAGTTCCGGTTCCGCCTCCGCCATAACGCCAGATGCGAAGCCATACAGTGGCACCGGGTGTTAAACCTGTTAAATTCAGAAGCGGCATTAAACCGGGTCCACCATCATCATCGCAAGTAATAAGAGTAGGAGAAGTGCAAATGCCTTCATACAAAGCCATTGCACAATCGGAAAGAGTTCCTGCAGCAGTTTCTATAACTATTGTTCCCGAGGCGGGAACTGTTAATGTATACCAAACATCTTTATTGGTATAACTTCCACAACCCGGCCCTGGCACTCCGGCGGTGCTAGTAGCCCCAACTGTTGTTCCGGTTTGTAAAGTACAAACAGTATCGATATTTAATGCAGTAGCTCCACATGGATCATCTGATTGCGCTTTTAAGCTCAAACAACTGAAAAAAACACCAACTACTAAAAGTTTGAACTTCATTCGTTTATGGTATTAATGGTTTCATACTTATTAAATATTATTCCTTCATAACCAAATTCCTCCATTTTTTTTTGGAAGGTTTCTTCTGAAATATCTATTGTGGAAATAATAATAAATTCATTGGTAAGTACTTCAAATTCAGCACTTTGATCAAACATATCATACAATTTTTTCGACAATTCCTTATTGACATCCAATACCTCGCTTTCGGGCATGGTCAATATATATTTATACTCCTGCGAAAAGAGTGAAGCACTTATCAGGAAAAATAAAAATGTAAAAATAAATTTCATTCAACACCTTTTAAGTGATTAAAAAAAATTCGGTTTATAAAATATTCATCTAAATAAAACCAGAGGAGACAGGCTTTGAAAGTAAAGATAGGTAAATTGTTAAATTAGTTGCTATTGGATGGAAATATTTCCATGCACCGATACTCTTTGCCAATTTTCGGGCAGATCGCACTGGATCTTGCTTTTGGTACCTGATATCTCGAGTTTTAAGTTTTCGTTTTGAAGATTTACGGTTCCATCAGTATGCCCCTTGTCGCTTGTGGATACTGCTTTGGTAATTTTCCATACACCGGACTCCGAATTAAAGGATTTTAATATAGTATTACAAACATCGTTCGGTTTGCCCATTGTTTTGAACATGTTTTTATATTCCGGTTTCCAAAGCGGTAAATAAGGTACGCCATAATATTTATTTTTTTTATCAGGACATGGTTGTGTTCCACAGCATGGTTCATTGCATAAGGCTCCTATAGAATCATTGGTGTGTATCCAAATTTGTTCCCCGGTTTTAAGAGGATAATGATAGGTTGTAAAAAAAGCATCAATAAATTCGGAATTAATATGATCGTTGTGATAATGCGGAACAACAAATTGTAAAATAACGCTGTCTTTATTTAAATTAAATACATTTGTAATGATAGAATCAATAGGCCTCACATCTTCTGTAGCCGGGCCTGTGCCGGAAAATTCCATACCTAAATAATAATTATTATCGTTACAGGCATCTTCACAAGGTTCATTAAAATCGCCATATCCTGAACCAAAGATCCACACACTATCTCCCGTGCCTTTAATTACAAAAATATTGGAGGTTGTCCAGGGTGATCCTTTAGCATAGATCATACTATGCATCACATATAATTTAGCAGGAATAATTTCCTCTAAACCATCAATAAAAGTTTCTTGTGGCCCTTTATTTTTGTTGCAGGAAATAAATAAAAGAGTAATTACAATAAAAAATATACGCATATTGTTTTTCAGGGATTTGATAATATTTATTCCGAAAATGAGGTCAATAACATTTTTGATTGCACTTTTCCTTTATCATCATAACTCTCCATTTTAACAGTGCCGACATTTTTTGCCATCCACATAACGGAATGCGATTTATTGGTGAACATTGTAGTTTTTACCTCTGTATCGGAAGAATATTTCATACAATTATACGTTCCCGCCGGAGTGGTAACACTTTCGTATCCTTCAATTTTTCTGTTCGTTGTTTTCATTGTCATGGTCATTAATGCAACACCATTCATTTTCATGGTCATGGTGCTTTCTGCATCTGCTAAGATTTGTCCGGCAACAGGATTGGAGGGAAATTCCATAAAGGAGTTGGAAACTTCCATTTCCACACCTTCCATTCCGGCCATTTGTTCAGAAGGAAACATATTGCTCATATCCATATAAAATGATTCGGCTGTGCATTTCATTATCACATCTCCCTTCGACATAGATTTTCCTTTATTGTCGATCACTTCAATGTTTATTGTTGCTTCTAAACCTCCGGTAATGTCGTTAAGGGCAGTTAGTTCACTTTTACTTACAGAGGAGAGTTTGTCTTTTGCATCATAACTGCTGAGCTCCCATTTTGTGCCGATCTTGTTGGGAAAAAATGATTCGCAGCTGTTTCCTGACCTGAAAGAACTGAAAAGCATTGCGCCAATCAGTAGATAAAGAAGGGTTGACTTTTTCATACACTATATTTTAGTCAAATTTAAGTAGTTGCTTCCTTATAAAAAAGGACTTTATGTATGTTTTCCAAAAGTGACCTGGCGTGGCTCATACTTTGCACATTTTCAAAAACAAGCATCAAATGTTTATCGGTTTGTTTTATGGTGCCAGTAGTCTTTCGTTCTGCGATAAATTGCATGAGAGTAGTAAAAAATTTGCTGTCGTAAAAAACACTCTGATTATTTTCGACAAAAAGACAACGCAGTTTTCTGTTCTTGAATAATATTCGTTCAAATCCAAGATCTTTTGCAAGCCAACGCAATCTTATTCCGTTAAATAATTCTTCCACCTGACGAGGAATTTTTCCAAATCTGTCATTTAATTCTGTTCTGAATAATGTAAGTTGTTCTTCATTCTCTACATTGTCCAATCGCGTATAAATACTTAATCTTTCGTTGATATTATTGATATACTCATCGGGAATTAACATTTCCAGATCAGTATCAATTTGTACATCGCTTACAAATTCTTGCTTCTCCTCAATTTGTTCAGCGAATAAGGTTTTGTATTCCGTATGTTTTAATTCGCGTATTGCTTCATTTAATATTTTATGATATGCGTCATAACCAATTTCCGAAATAAATCCACTTTGTTCTCCACCCAATAAATTTCCTGCGCCGCGAATATCCATATCGCGCATACTTATTTGAAAACCGCTGCCAAGTTCTGCATATTGTTCTATGGTTCGCAATCTCTTCCTGCTTTCATCAGGCAAACCAAACAATGGAGGCGACAATAAATAACAATAGGCCTTTTTATTACTTCTTCCCACTCTTCCCCGCAACTGATGCAGATCGCTCAATCCGAAAAAATGTGCATTATTAATTATTATTGTATTTGCATTGGGGATGTCTAGACCACTCTCCACAATATTTGTGCACACCAATACATCATATTCTCTGTTGACGAATTTCAACATGTGATCTTCTAATTCATCACCATCCATTTGGCCATGGGCAACACCAATATTTACATCGGGACAAACCTTTTTTATTAATGCAGCAGTTTCTTCAATATCCTTCACGCGATTATGCACAAAATACACTTGTCCGCCACGATAAATTTCAAAGTATACAGCATCGCGAATAAAATTGATATCAAATGTTTTTAATTCAGTGGTAATGGGTTGTCGGTTTGGAGGAGGAGTATTAATAATGGAAAGGTCTCTTGCACCCATTAAAGAAAATTGTAAGGTTCTCGGAATTGGAGTTGCAGTTAAAGTCAATGCATCCACATTTGCTTTTAATTCTTTCAATTTTTCTTTAGAGGAAACGCCGAATTTTTGCTCCTCATCAATAATTAATAGTCCAAGGTCCTTATATTTTACATTTTTGCTGATGATGGCATGAGTACCAATTATAATATCCACTTTTCCGGCAGCTAATTTTTCTAAGGTTTCCTTTTTTTCTTTTGCAGATTTAAATCTGTTCAAATAATCAACCGTAACAGGAAAATCTTTTAATCTCTCTGCAAATGTTTTTTGATGTTGCATTGCAAGAATGGTTGTAGGAACTAAAACTGCAACCTGTTTGCCATCTGTAACTGCTTTAAATGCTGCGCGGATTGCGATCTCTGTTTTACCAAAACCCACGTCGCCACACACTAATCGGTCCATGGGGAAATTTCTTTCCATATCTTTTTTTACATCAGCAGTTGCAGTTACCTGATCGGGAGTATCCTCATAAATAAAACTCGCTTCCAACTCATTTTGCATGTAAGTGTCGGGATGAAATGCAAATCCTTTACTCGCTTTCCTTTTAGCATATAATTGGATAAGGTCTTTTGCAATATCTTTTACCTTCGCTTTTGTTTTTCGTTTTAATTGTTCCCATGCATCAGAACCCAATTTATTTAATTTGGGAGGAGTTCCATCCTTGCCTGCATATTTAGTTATTTTATGCAGAGAATTTATATTTACATACAGAAGATCTTTATCGCGATAAATTAATCGAACGGCTTCCTGAATTTGTCCCGCAATTTCTATTTTTTCCAAACCGGAAAAAACACCAACCCCGTGATCAATATGTGTTACATAATCACCTGCCTGTAATTCGGATAATGTTTTTAATGTTATTGCATCATTTTTTGTATATCCACTTTTTAAGGTGTATTTGTGATACCGTTCGAATATCTGATGATCGGTGTAACAAACTGTTTTTAGATCGTTATCTATAAAACCCGCTGCCATTGGCAATGCAAAAGCATCGTATTTTACATTTGCATTGAGGTCGTTAAATATTTCATGAAAACGCTCCACCTGTTTGGTGTTGCTCATGCAAATAAATATTTTATATCCTGCCTTTTGATTTTGTTTGAGGTTTTCAATAAGCAAATTAAAATTGCGACTGAATAAAGGTTGTGGAGAGGTATTAAAATTTATTTCCTCGGCACTTTCAAAATGTTTTTGCAATCCGAATTCCAATACTTTAAACTGCATAAGTTGTGGTAGCAGTTCTGTGGATTGCAGCAACATTTCTTCGGGAACATGTTCTCTGAAAGGATGATCATCATCTAAATGTGCTCTTCCCACTCCGCGCGATTTTTTCATTGCTTCCCCTGAAACAACGGTAAACCAATCGATCGCTTTTTCATAACACTGATTAATTACTTCAAATGCATATTTTGCATCCTTGAACCAAACAACGGTATTCTCCGGTAAACAATTAAATAATCCGGTTTTCTGATTCTCTCCGAATTGCGATTGGATATTGGGAATTATGGTAACCTGTGAAATTGATTTTTGGGATAGCTGTGTAGCCGGTTCAAAAACGCGTATGCTTTCCACTTCGTTGTCAAATAACTCTACGCGATAGGGCAATTCATTTCCGAAAGAAAAAATATCAATAATACCACCGCGTACAGAAAATTGTCCGGGTTCGTATACAAAATCTGTTCTCACAAATCCATTTTCAACAAGAAGATCCACAATAAAATGCGAATCGAGTTTTTCTCCTTTTTTTAATAAGATGATATTTTTATCCAACACTTCCGGCATCACAAATTTTTCGGCCAGTGCTTCCGGGTAAGTAATAATTAATTCGCCTTTTGTTGTGGAATGTGTGATCTTATTGATCGCTTCGGTGCGTTGAAGTATATGATTGGTATTTACCTCAATAAATTCTCCCGGCTTTTTAAAGGAATCGGGAATAAAAAGAATATCTTTTTTTTCGAGCAGATTTTGCAGATCGTTCAAAAAATATGCTGCTTCCTCCCTATCGTTTAGAATAAAAAGATGATTAACATTCGTGTTTTTATAAACCCCGCAGGCAACAAAGGAGAGTGCCGAGCCCACGATTCCCTTCAGATAGATGTTTTTGGCATCTTTTGTATCTATCCGTTCAATAATATTTTTCACCCTCACATCTGCTTCCCGGTAGAAGGAAAGCAATTCCAATAAATTCATTTGCAGTTGCAAAGGTAGGTAATTCCACCCGCTATTGTGTTACTTTGTATAGGAAATTTAATATCTGTAATAATTTTTTAGACTGTGTTTAAACGGTCAATTTCTCCATACCATTTGCAACATATTTATCATTTCCGGAAATTCACTAAAATCTCCTGATTCCAAGGATATCAACCTGTCGATAAATATTTCATTCATTCTTTGCGATTTAAATTCTGACGGGTTTTTGAGCAATTGCGAATAAAATTCGGATACCAGTAGCAGCAAAGGGAAATTGTGATCTGCACGCTTAATACTTCTGAGTAAATTGTTCACTATATCGAAGTTTTCGAAATGCATTTGTATTATGATCTGTAGAATTTTTGCATGCTCTAGAATATCTTCCCTGATTCCTGTTTTGGGTACCGACAATAATTCGTTGATCACGTCATTTGCTTTTGTAAATTTTTCAGCCATAATATAAACAATGGCAATAAGCATATGCTGAATAATTACACTGTCTTTTCTAAGTTTCGAAAACTGTTTTAATCTTTGCAATTCAAGGTCTGCAATTTCATCCGCTTTTATATATTGAGCTGTTCGCAAATAGTACCACATATAATGATGGGCCAAATATATTTGTTTACCTGATTCATCGCGTTCGTTTTTTGTTTTTACTTCCGATAATAATTTTAAATAATAAATAACCTCTTCTGTTGTGTTCAAATTTCTCAACACTTCCAGAATATTATTTATCACTGTCATATAACTTAGCGATCTGGTTTCGATAAAAGTTTTATTATTTAAAAATAATTGGAGATGATCTTTACAGTTTTTGTGATCTGCATTTACATCAGCAAAAAAAATATGTTTAAAATGAATAGCACTATGAAACCAGTGTTTTGCCCTCAAACTCAATGCCGTGAACTCATTCTGCATTAAGTGATGATCAAATATTCTGGCAAATTCTTTTTTTATAGAGTCGGATGCAACACTTTCTCTTTCTGTAGATAAAATAAGTTTTGCTTTGCAGTAGAGATCATAGATCAAATTTACATTCTCCAGTTTTTTTAGTGTATTAATTTCTTCCGATGCAATAGCATCGAAGGTAATTGCTTCTCTTGCCTCAAATTTAAATTCTGTAAGCAGGTGACGTTGTAAAGCATAAATATTCATCAAAACCAAAAAATTCTCTTGTTCCTCTGCTGCCTTTTTTGCTCGTTTTAATGCTTTTTTTAATTGACCAAGGCATTTTTTACTCAGCAGGAATCGAATATCCATCATTAATAATTGCAGTGCAATTTCCGGCGATTCTTTTTCTGCACTTATTCGGAATGTCCGCAAAATAACTTCATTCAAATAATTTTTCGCAACGGATAATTGTTTAATGAAGTCTTCATT
This window contains:
- a CDS encoding cystathionine gamma-synthase family protein, with product MEDHKMHPESLMMSFGYKPELSEGAIKCPIFQTSTFVFKTAEAGKRFFEVAYGLSDALPGEEQGLIYSRLNNPDIEILENRLTLWDKAEACTVFSSGMSAISTVLLEFLKPGDTILYSSPIYGGTDHFIKHVLPTYGIKSLVFDAHHTKEEILDLITKEKVENLNMIYIETPANPTNALIDIEMCSEIGKQFSNQNKKVTMVVDNTYMGPLWSHPLQHGADLVVYSATKYIGGHSDVIAGAVLGSAELIRRIKVMRTFMGNMMGPWSAWLLLRSLETLKARMQMQEYNAMQVAKWLQKQKKVEKIFYLGMLEEGSVQHNIWKKQYSSFGAMISFTIKGGEKEAFTFLNNLKLIKLAVSLGSTESLAEHPASMTHADVSLEEKNRLGISDSLVRISIGVEHFEDIIWDIEQAFEKVEIYVPDLIENIV
- a CDS encoding T9SS type A sorting domain-containing protein, translating into MKFKLLVVGVFFSCLSLKAQSDDPCGATALNIDTVCTLQTGTTVGATSTAGVPGPGCGSYTNKDVWYTLTVPASGTIVIETAAGTLSDCAMALYEGICTSPTLITCDDDGGPGLMPLLNLTGLTPGATVWLRIWRYGGGGTGTFQICAWDPPLVFENADCITATQICTTTAFDDNNSGNGDINDLNASNKGCLADGEHQSAWYYFIISTSGTLTFIIDPVVNSDDYDFAVWGPGPSCPPAAPPIRCSYSSANGNTGLNMTAPDLSEGIGGDKFVKYLDVLAGEVYYLFIDNYLATNEGFTFSFGGSATISCEPLVLPVTLINFHGVAVDEVNVLSWSTETEINAAWFYLEHSTNGKDFTSIGKLKASGNSNQIINYSMTHFTPSFGNNYYRLLQEDADGKINYSEIIFVENLLSTTLHIFPNPTQDGSVQIEFNSAIGIKSLIQIINREGNIIHQMEVIASGTNTNQLIQLPSPGIYFIRVTTQERSLTEKIVY
- the mfd gene encoding transcription-repair coupling factor, which codes for MNLLELLSFYREADVRVKNIIERIDTKDAKNIYLKGIVGSALSFVACGVYKNTNVNHLFILNDREEAAYFLNDLQNLLEKKDILFIPDSFKKPGEFIEVNTNHILQRTEAINKITHSTTKGELIITYPEALAEKFVMPEVLDKNIILLKKGEKLDSHFIVDLLVENGFVRTDFVYEPGQFSVRGGIIDIFSFGNELPYRVELFDNEVESIRVFEPATQLSQKSISQVTIIPNIQSQFGENQKTGLFNCLPENTVVWFKDAKYAFEVINQCYEKAIDWFTVVSGEAMKKSRGVGRAHLDDDHPFREHVPEEMLLQSTELLPQLMQFKVLEFGLQKHFESAEEINFNTSPQPLFSRNFNLLIENLKQNQKAGYKIFICMSNTKQVERFHEIFNDLNANVKYDAFALPMAAGFIDNDLKTVCYTDHQIFERYHKYTLKSGYTKNDAITLKTLSELQAGDYVTHIDHGVGVFSGLEKIEIAGQIQEAVRLIYRDKDLLYVNINSLHKITKYAGKDGTPPKLNKLGSDAWEQLKRKTKAKVKDIAKDLIQLYAKRKASKGFAFHPDTYMQNELEASFIYEDTPDQVTATADVKKDMERNFPMDRLVCGDVGFGKTEIAIRAAFKAVTDGKQVAVLVPTTILAMQHQKTFAERLKDFPVTVDYLNRFKSAKEKKETLEKLAAGKVDIIIGTHAIISKNVKYKDLGLLIIDEEQKFGVSSKEKLKELKANVDALTLTATPIPRTLQFSLMGARDLSIINTPPPNRQPITTELKTFDINFIRDAVYFEIYRGGQVYFVHNRVKDIEETAALIKKVCPDVNIGVAHGQMDGDELEDHMLKFVNREYDVLVCTNIVESGLDIPNANTIIINNAHFFGLSDLHQLRGRVGRSNKKAYCYLLSPPLFGLPDESRKRLRTIEQYAELGSGFQISMRDMDIRGAGNLLGGEQSGFISEIGYDAYHKILNEAIRELKHTEYKTLFAEQIEEKQEFVSDVQIDTDLEMLIPDEYINNINERLSIYTRLDNVENEEQLTLFRTELNDRFGKIPRQVEELFNGIRLRWLAKDLGFERILFKNRKLRCLFVENNQSVFYDSKFFTTLMQFIAERKTTGTIKQTDKHLMLVFENVQSMSHARSLLENIHKVLFYKEATT